From a single Desulfatirhabdium butyrativorans DSM 18734 genomic region:
- the thiD gene encoding bifunctional hydroxymethylpyrimidine kinase/phosphomethylpyrimidine kinase, with amino-acid sequence MNPVRLLTIAGSDSGGGAGIQADLKTFCSLGCYGMSVICALTAQNTMGVKGIFPVPESFVSDQIDAVLEDIGADAVKIGMLHEPAIVQTVVDRLRFFGVSRIVADPVMVSETGSRLLQPEAIDALQRLLFPLAAVITPNRFEAAVLLGMDAHQLIDAGPSHLRGACIALAKSGAGGVLLKGGHAANTETASDLLYIPAEDRFACFDTPRIATRNTHGTGCTLSSAIAAFLGMGFPLVEAVAKAKAFVQQAIEAAADLRIGKGSGPLAHCALENPM; translated from the coding sequence ATGAACCCCGTTCGCTTATTGACCATCGCCGGATCCGATAGCGGCGGCGGAGCAGGCATTCAGGCGGACCTGAAAACCTTTTGCAGCCTCGGCTGCTATGGCATGTCGGTGATCTGTGCCTTGACGGCCCAGAACACGATGGGAGTCAAGGGCATTTTCCCGGTGCCTGAATCCTTTGTGAGCGATCAGATCGATGCCGTGCTGGAAGACATCGGTGCGGATGCCGTCAAGATCGGCATGCTGCATGAACCGGCCATCGTTCAAACCGTTGTGGATCGGCTCCGTTTCTTTGGGGTATCCCGCATCGTCGCCGATCCGGTGATGGTTTCCGAAACCGGAAGCCGCCTGCTTCAGCCCGAGGCCATCGATGCGTTGCAGCGGCTCTTGTTTCCCCTTGCCGCAGTGATCACACCGAATCGCTTCGAGGCGGCCGTGCTCCTGGGCATGGACGCCCACCAACTGATCGATGCCGGTCCGTCCCATTTGCGAGGCGCCTGCATCGCCCTTGCCAAAAGCGGTGCGGGAGGCGTTTTGCTCAAAGGCGGCCATGCCGCAAACACGGAAACCGCATCGGATCTTCTGTATATTCCCGCTGAAGACAGGTTCGCGTGTTTCGATACGCCAAGGATCGCCACCCGAAACACCCACGGGACCGGATGTACCCTGTCGTCGGCTATAGCCGCCTTTCTGGGGATGGGCTTTCCGTTGGTCGAGGCCGTTGCAAAAGCCAAGGCCTTTGTCCAGCAGGCCATCGAAGCGGCTGCAGATCTCCGGATCGGGAAAGGCAGCGGCCCCCTGGCCCATTGTGCTTTGGAAAATCCGATGTAG
- a CDS encoding ABC transporter substrate-binding protein, producing MKHRWLSVLLMLLVVFAMAGAGFAAEKPVKVGFVYIMSGPFATYGQFAKQGAELAIDEINAAGGINGRKVEALFEDSTGKPDVGIRAIRKLVYENEVDVVMGIDSSGVASAVAPIMNELKTPLIITHAATPDVTGTNCNRYTFRVSLNINQNIAMASKLAAKLKAKTWTTVGPDYSFGHQSWEYFQKYLQPLKQDAVFLPKDQVAFSPMSTTDFSPYITKILNSKADGVLISLWGGNLIDFIRQASDMGFFDGKREVLMTLGAATEVLYSLKDKMPENIWVGTRYWFAANDSPVNKAFVDAYMKRYNVYPSYNAHGAYAALKAYAAAAKKANSVDKEKIVTALEGLSIEVPVGKITIRPEDHQAVTDGVWGQTTADPKMPIRTLKNIFQLPGDAITPPVSETGCKMK from the coding sequence ATGAAACACCGATGGTTAAGCGTTTTACTGATGCTGCTCGTCGTTTTTGCCATGGCAGGAGCAGGTTTTGCCGCGGAAAAACCGGTGAAAGTTGGATTCGTCTATATCATGTCCGGCCCTTTCGCCACCTACGGCCAGTTTGCCAAACAGGGAGCGGAGCTCGCCATCGATGAAATCAATGCGGCAGGCGGCATCAACGGTCGGAAGGTCGAAGCCCTGTTCGAGGACAGCACCGGCAAACCGGATGTCGGCATCCGGGCCATCCGCAAACTCGTTTACGAAAACGAAGTGGACGTCGTGATGGGGATCGATTCGAGTGGTGTGGCCTCTGCCGTAGCGCCCATCATGAACGAGCTCAAGACCCCGCTCATCATCACCCATGCCGCCACCCCCGATGTCACCGGCACCAACTGCAACCGGTACACCTTCCGCGTGTCGCTCAACATCAACCAGAACATCGCCATGGCATCCAAACTGGCCGCAAAGCTCAAGGCCAAAACCTGGACGACCGTCGGCCCCGATTATTCCTTCGGGCATCAGTCCTGGGAATATTTCCAGAAATACCTGCAACCGCTCAAACAGGATGCCGTTTTCCTGCCAAAGGATCAGGTCGCCTTCTCGCCGATGTCAACCACCGATTTTTCGCCCTACATCACCAAAATTCTCAATTCCAAGGCCGACGGGGTGCTCATCTCGCTCTGGGGCGGCAACCTGATCGATTTCATCCGTCAGGCATCGGATATGGGTTTTTTTGACGGAAAGCGGGAAGTGCTCATGACGCTCGGCGCTGCCACCGAAGTCCTGTATTCCCTGAAAGACAAGATGCCCGAAAATATCTGGGTGGGCACCCGCTACTGGTTTGCAGCGAACGATTCGCCCGTGAACAAGGCCTTCGTGGATGCCTACATGAAGCGCTACAACGTCTATCCGTCCTACAACGCCCACGGTGCCTATGCGGCGCTGAAGGCCTATGCCGCCGCAGCCAAGAAAGCCAATTCGGTCGACAAGGAAAAAATCGTCACCGCCCTCGAAGGACTGTCCATCGAAGTGCCCGTCGGCAAGATCACCATTCGGCCGGAAGACCACCAGGCCGTTACCGACGGTGTGTGGGGACAGACCACAGCCGATCCCAAGATGCCGATCCGTACACTGAAAAACATCTTCCAGCTCCCCGGGGATGCCATCA
- the fusA gene encoding elongation factor G: MEKRIDNVRNIGISAHIDSGKTTLTERILYYTNRIHAIHDVKGKDGVGATMDSMDLERERGITIASAATYCEWEGHQINIIDTPGHVDFTIEVERSLRVLDGAILVLCAVGGVQSQSITVDQQMKRYNVPCIAFINKCDRSGANPKRVIQQLQEKLGHNAVALQIPIGAESDFEGIVDLVRMEAITFDGQNGEFIRKGPIPETLLAEAREAREQLLDAVSVFSDELTEAILEEREIPVEMIMSAIRTGTLKRGLTPVLMGSAYRNKGVQPLLDAVLSYLPCPSDVENTALDMEHDEAPVRLEHNAELPVVALAFKLEDGQYGQLTYIRVYQGTIAKGSTIVNTRTGRKVKVGRVVRMHADQMEDIEAVPAGYIGALFGIECASGDTFVSTGSRLTMSSMFVPKPVISLSIVPKDNKSQINMSKALNRFTKEDPTFKAHFNEETNETIIEGMGELHLDIYVERMKREYNAEVTTGIPQVAYRETITKTGEFNYTHKKQTGGAGQYGRVAGYLEPCEEDFVFDNQITGGAIPTQFIPSCEKGFRQCLAKGPLMGFPVTGVKAVITDGASHAVDSSDMAFQAAARGAFQEGYRKAKPVIHEPIMKVAVESPTEFQGAVMGLLNQRRGMIVGSQDEGNFCVIESHVPLAEMFGFSTVLRSATQGKAQFTMEFLAYKQIPQSVADQLAKKAADTKKHAA; this comes from the coding sequence ATGGAAAAACGAATTGACAACGTCCGCAACATCGGTATCAGCGCCCACATCGATTCCGGAAAAACCACGCTGACCGAACGCATTCTGTATTATACCAACCGTATCCATGCCATTCACGACGTGAAGGGCAAGGATGGCGTCGGCGCCACCATGGATTCCATGGACCTCGAGCGGGAGCGGGGCATCACCATCGCATCCGCAGCCACCTACTGCGAATGGGAGGGGCATCAGATCAACATCATCGACACCCCGGGGCATGTGGATTTCACCATCGAGGTGGAGCGCTCGCTGCGCGTGCTTGACGGCGCGATCCTCGTGCTGTGCGCTGTTGGAGGGGTTCAGTCCCAGTCCATCACGGTGGACCAGCAGATGAAGCGCTACAATGTTCCGTGCATCGCCTTCATCAACAAGTGCGACCGAAGCGGCGCCAACCCGAAGCGCGTCATCCAGCAGCTTCAGGAAAAGCTGGGCCACAACGCCGTCGCCCTGCAGATTCCCATCGGCGCTGAAAGCGATTTCGAGGGGATCGTGGATCTGGTCCGGATGGAAGCCATCACTTTTGACGGCCAGAACGGGGAATTCATCCGGAAGGGCCCCATTCCGGAGACGCTGCTGGCCGAAGCCCGTGAAGCCCGAGAACAACTGCTCGACGCCGTATCGGTGTTTTCAGACGAGCTGACCGAAGCGATCCTGGAAGAGCGGGAAATCCCGGTAGAGATGATCATGAGCGCCATTCGTACAGGTACGCTCAAGCGTGGCCTCACACCGGTGCTGATGGGCTCGGCCTACCGCAACAAAGGGGTTCAGCCGCTGCTGGATGCCGTTCTCAGTTACCTGCCCTGCCCGTCGGATGTGGAAAACACCGCCCTCGACATGGAACACGACGAGGCGCCGGTCCGGCTCGAACACAATGCGGAACTTCCGGTCGTGGCCCTGGCCTTCAAACTCGAAGACGGGCAATACGGGCAGCTCACGTATATCCGGGTCTATCAGGGAACGATCGCCAAGGGATCCACCATCGTCAACACCCGAACCGGAAGGAAAGTCAAGGTCGGCCGGGTGGTGCGGATGCATGCCGACCAGATGGAAGACATCGAGGCCGTTCCTGCCGGATACATCGGCGCGCTTTTCGGCATCGAATGCGCATCGGGGGACACCTTCGTTTCGACAGGATCGAGACTCACGATGAGCTCCATGTTCGTACCCAAACCGGTCATCTCGCTTTCCATCGTTCCCAAGGACAACAAGAGCCAGATCAACATGTCCAAGGCCCTGAACCGCTTCACGAAGGAAGACCCGACTTTCAAGGCGCATTTCAACGAGGAAACCAACGAAACGATCATCGAAGGCATGGGCGAGCTGCATCTCGATATCTACGTGGAGCGCATGAAGCGCGAATACAATGCCGAAGTGACCACCGGCATTCCCCAGGTGGCTTATCGCGAAACGATCACAAAAACAGGGGAGTTCAATTACACCCACAAGAAACAGACGGGCGGTGCGGGTCAGTACGGCCGGGTGGCCGGATACCTGGAACCCTGCGAAGAGGATTTCGTCTTTGACAACCAGATCACCGGCGGTGCCATCCCCACCCAGTTCATCCCGTCCTGTGAAAAGGGTTTCCGGCAGTGCCTGGCCAAGGGTCCGCTCATGGGTTTTCCGGTAACCGGGGTGAAGGCCGTGATCACAGACGGCGCCAGCCATGCGGTGGACTCCTCCGATATGGCCTTTCAGGCCGCTGCCCGCGGGGCATTCCAGGAAGGATACCGCAAAGCCAAACCCGTCATTCACGAGCCCATCATGAAGGTGGCCGTCGAGAGCCCCACGGAATTTCAGGGGGCTGTCATGGGTCTTTTGAACCAGAGGCGGGGAATGATCGTCGGCTCGCAGGACGAAGGCAATTTCTGTGTCATCGAAAGCCATGTGCCGCTTGCCGAAATGTTCGGTTTCTCGACGGTGCTGCGATCCGCCACCCAGGGCAAGGCCCAGTTCACCATGGAATTTCTGGCATACAAGCAGATTCCGCAGTCCGTAGCCGACCAATTGGCCAAAAAAGCGGCCGACACCAAAAAACATGCTGCATAG
- a CDS encoding metallophosphoesterase, producing MTLFFLTYLLLYGGIHLYVFYRLQAAYPMSLPAKTLVIGALASMVISPVLVRFLERNGYELPANAFAHVGYLWMGLIFLFFSTSLIFDFYRLILHAGTWFGISGLSGWVPQSRLRLLLPLAVSLLLTGYGYAAALRIVPETVTIETGKLPQGMQRLRIAQISDVHLGLIVSGMRVERICKAIEKANPDILVSTGDLMDGQLDGLAASVERLRRIQPRFGKVAVTGNHEFYAGIEQSLQLTKAAGFRVLRGERFDVGNIVRFVGIDERTVQWNDGSFSSEKDLLPPASDRNMLTVLLKHRPVVRQASLGAFDLQLSGHTHAGQILPFSLVTRLLFPYHRGLYPLQNGSAIYVSRGTGTWGPPIRIGSAPEVTIIDFVQRG from the coding sequence ATGACCCTTTTCTTCCTCACTTACCTGTTGCTCTACGGCGGCATTCACCTGTATGTATTTTACCGGCTTCAGGCCGCCTACCCAATGTCGCTGCCTGCCAAAACGCTGGTGATCGGCGCCCTGGCATCGATGGTGATCTCCCCCGTCCTGGTGCGGTTTCTCGAACGAAACGGTTACGAGCTGCCCGCCAATGCCTTCGCCCATGTCGGTTATCTGTGGATGGGGTTGATTTTCCTCTTTTTTTCCACTTCCCTGATTTTCGATTTCTACCGGCTCATCCTGCATGCAGGCACCTGGTTTGGCATTTCGGGGCTTTCCGGCTGGGTACCGCAAAGCCGGTTGCGGCTTTTGCTGCCGCTTGCGGTTTCCCTGTTGCTGACAGGCTACGGATATGCGGCTGCGCTTCGGATCGTACCGGAAACGGTTACCATCGAAACCGGCAAACTGCCTCAGGGCATGCAGCGGCTTCGGATCGCACAGATTTCAGATGTCCATCTGGGCCTGATCGTATCGGGTATGCGGGTTGAACGGATTTGCAAGGCCATTGAAAAAGCCAACCCCGACATTCTCGTATCGACCGGAGATTTGATGGACGGTCAGCTCGACGGTCTGGCCGCTTCCGTCGAACGCCTGCGCCGCATACAGCCGCGGTTCGGGAAAGTGGCCGTGACGGGAAATCATGAATTCTACGCCGGGATCGAACAATCCCTCCAATTGACAAAAGCTGCCGGATTTCGGGTGCTTCGTGGAGAGCGATTCGATGTCGGCAATATTGTCCGCTTTGTCGGCATCGACGAGCGTACAGTGCAATGGAACGATGGATCCTTTTCTTCCGAAAAGGACCTGCTGCCGCCGGCGTCCGATCGAAACATGTTGACCGTTTTGCTCAAACATCGCCCCGTTGTTCGCCAAGCTTCCCTTGGGGCCTTCGATCTGCAACTCTCCGGCCACACACACGCGGGCCAGATCCTGCCATTTTCGCTGGTTACCCGCCTCTTGTTTCCCTACCACCGGGGTCTGTATCCACTCCAGAACGGCTCGGCCATTTACGTCAGCCGCGGCACCGGCACCTGGGGTCCGCCCATCCGAATCGGCTCGGCCCCCGAAGTCACGATCATCGATTTTGTGCAGCGGGGTTGA
- a CDS encoding TIGR00266 family protein, protein MIRSFVSGNIPSTTFFREANTMNEWYLSYDGNQMGPIDIAQATAYAKANPNGYAWREGFREWLPIAQVPELFQVQTATPAPPPRFTTRGADDIDYRIVGKEMQFVEIELDPGESAVAEAGAMMYKEASIQMETIFGDGSGSGGGSFMDKLFGAGKRLLTGESLFMTVFTHTGQGKGHVAFGAPYPGNIIPVRLSDIGGSLICQKDSFLCAAKGVSIGIYFQRKILTGLFGGEGFIMQKLDGNGWVFLHAGGTIVERDLAPGEILHVDTGCIVSIAPTVNFDITQAGGIKTALFGGEGLFFAVLQGPGKVWLQSLPFSRLAGRMLEAAPQRGGQQEEGSILGSLGTLIGGNR, encoded by the coding sequence ATGATTCGATCGTTTGTCAGTGGCAACATCCCATCCACCACATTTTTCAGGGAGGCAAACACCATGAACGAATGGTATCTCAGTTATGACGGCAACCAGATGGGCCCGATTGACATCGCGCAGGCAACGGCATACGCAAAGGCCAACCCCAACGGATACGCCTGGCGGGAAGGATTCCGGGAATGGCTCCCGATTGCCCAGGTGCCGGAGCTCTTTCAGGTGCAAACCGCCACACCCGCGCCGCCGCCCCGGTTCACCACCCGGGGCGCAGACGACATCGATTACCGGATCGTCGGCAAGGAAATGCAGTTTGTCGAAATCGAGCTCGATCCCGGCGAAAGTGCCGTAGCCGAAGCAGGGGCCATGATGTACAAGGAGGCAAGCATCCAGATGGAAACCATTTTCGGGGATGGCTCCGGAAGCGGAGGCGGCTCGTTCATGGACAAACTCTTCGGGGCAGGCAAGAGACTTCTGACCGGGGAGAGCCTTTTCATGACCGTGTTCACCCACACGGGTCAAGGGAAAGGCCATGTCGCCTTCGGCGCGCCCTATCCGGGCAACATCATCCCCGTGCGTCTCTCGGATATCGGCGGATCCCTGATCTGCCAGAAGGACAGTTTTCTGTGCGCAGCCAAAGGCGTTTCCATCGGCATCTATTTCCAGCGCAAGATTCTGACAGGGCTTTTCGGCGGTGAAGGTTTCATCATGCAGAAGCTCGACGGCAATGGCTGGGTGTTTCTGCATGCCGGCGGAACCATCGTGGAAAGAGACCTGGCACCGGGCGAAATTCTGCATGTCGATACCGGATGCATCGTGTCCATCGCACCTACCGTGAATTTCGACATTACACAGGCGGGCGGCATCAAGACGGCCCTGTTCGGCGGCGAAGGGTTGTTTTTCGCCGTCCTTCAAGGCCCCGGGAAAGTCTGGCTGCAATCGCTTCCCTTCAGTCGCCTGGCCGGGCGGATGCTCGAAGCCGCTCCCCAGCGTGGCGGACAACAGGAGGAAGGCAGCATTCTGGGAAGCCTGGGAACATTGATCGGCGGGAATCGATAG
- the thiC gene encoding phosphomethylpyrimidine synthase ThiC has protein sequence MGTLIEAIRKQQGTKEIEMVSRKEGAGQEWLAGEIVKGRIVIPRNCNHQAITPIAIGNGMRVKINANIGTSPSHCDEEVEIRKVEAAIRAGADTIMDLSIAGDVPALRRRILDTFDIPVGTVPIYEAVIGLNATDELNFDRFLRVMESQARDGVDFMTIHAGLLKRHLPFVANRVMGIVSRGGALIAQWMKHRSAESFLYERFDDILEVAKTYDVTLSLGDGLRPGCTADANDAAQFGELDVIGELVGRCRAADVQVMVEGPGHVPMADIEENVRRQKRICDQAPFYVLGPLVIDRSPGYDHIAGAIGGAMAGMFGADFLCVVTPAEHLRLPEPEDVFEGVMASRIAASAADLARKRRAEVEANLGISRARKAFDWQGQKSFALDPEKFDRYLETVEQAEGQADAQRPCTMCGEWCAMKR, from the coding sequence ATGGGAACGCTCATCGAGGCGATCAGGAAACAACAAGGCACAAAAGAAATTGAGATGGTCAGCCGGAAGGAAGGCGCCGGGCAGGAATGGCTGGCCGGTGAAATCGTAAAAGGCCGGATCGTCATACCGCGAAACTGTAACCATCAGGCGATTACGCCGATTGCCATCGGCAATGGGATGCGGGTGAAGATCAACGCCAATATCGGCACATCGCCTTCCCATTGTGACGAGGAGGTTGAAATCCGGAAAGTCGAGGCCGCCATTCGGGCAGGGGCGGATACCATCATGGACTTGTCCATAGCGGGCGATGTCCCGGCATTGCGCCGCCGCATCCTGGACACGTTCGATATTCCGGTGGGAACCGTACCGATATATGAAGCGGTGATCGGCCTGAACGCTACGGATGAGTTGAATTTCGACCGATTCCTTCGCGTCATGGAAAGCCAGGCCAGGGATGGTGTGGATTTCATGACCATTCATGCGGGGCTTCTCAAGCGGCATTTGCCGTTTGTTGCCAATCGGGTGATGGGGATCGTGAGCCGGGGCGGTGCGCTCATCGCCCAGTGGATGAAGCATCGGAGTGCGGAAAGCTTCCTGTATGAGCGTTTCGATGACATTCTGGAAGTGGCCAAAACCTACGATGTGACCTTGTCGCTGGGGGACGGGCTGCGGCCGGGCTGCACGGCGGATGCCAACGATGCCGCCCAGTTCGGCGAGCTGGATGTGATCGGCGAGCTGGTGGGCAGGTGCCGGGCTGCGGATGTGCAGGTGATGGTGGAGGGTCCGGGACATGTGCCGATGGCGGATATCGAAGAGAATGTACGCAGACAGAAGCGTATCTGCGATCAGGCGCCCTTTTATGTGCTTGGACCGCTGGTCATCGATCGAAGTCCGGGCTACGATCACATTGCAGGCGCCATCGGCGGAGCGATGGCGGGCATGTTCGGGGCCGATTTTCTGTGTGTGGTGACGCCAGCCGAGCATTTGCGGCTTCCGGAGCCGGAGGATGTCTTCGAGGGCGTGATGGCATCTCGGATTGCCGCTTCTGCAGCGGATCTGGCCAGGAAGCGGCGCGCCGAAGTCGAGGCGAACCTCGGGATTTCCCGGGCACGAAAAGCATTCGATTGGCAGGGGCAGAAGTCATTTGCCCTCGATCCGGAAAAATTCGACCGGTACCTGGAGACGGTGGAGCAGGCGGAAGGCCAAGCCGATGCCCAGCGACCCTGCACGATGTGCGGGGAATGGTGCGCCATGAAGCGATGA
- the thiM gene encoding hydroxyethylthiazole kinase, giving the protein MQERVNAVWKDVENIRNENPLVHNITNYVVMNVTANALLAIGASPVMAHAHEEAAEMVRLAKALVINIGTLSEAWVASMKLAMAAADRLGVPIVLDPVGAGATGYRTRVASELLGTAPVRLIRANASEILALAGTVGRTRGVDSLADSADAAEAARKLCSRFGCTVCVSGAIDWIVANDREVKIFNGHPLMSRVTGMGCSASALCGAFVAVNPDAASAATSAMAVMGIAGEIAAGQAPGPGSFVPHFLDALYGMRQETIVGRIRAEEQRN; this is encoded by the coding sequence ATGCAAGAACGCGTGAATGCCGTCTGGAAGGATGTGGAGAACATCCGAAATGAAAATCCGCTCGTGCACAATATTACCAATTATGTCGTGATGAACGTGACGGCCAACGCCCTGCTGGCCATCGGCGCATCGCCGGTCATGGCGCATGCGCACGAGGAGGCGGCGGAAATGGTCCGGCTGGCAAAAGCGCTGGTCATCAACATCGGTACCTTGAGCGAGGCATGGGTCGCTTCCATGAAACTGGCAATGGCGGCCGCAGATCGACTGGGGGTTCCCATTGTGCTTGATCCCGTAGGCGCGGGCGCCACGGGCTACCGGACGCGGGTGGCGTCCGAATTGCTGGGAACGGCCCCGGTTCGGTTGATCCGGGCCAATGCCTCCGAAATTCTGGCCCTTGCGGGCACCGTCGGCCGGACCAGGGGGGTGGACAGCCTGGCCGATTCCGCCGATGCCGCCGAGGCAGCCAGAAAACTCTGCAGCCGGTTCGGTTGCACGGTCTGTGTGAGCGGCGCCATCGACTGGATTGTCGCCAATGATCGGGAGGTAAAAATTTTCAATGGCCATCCCTTGATGAGCCGGGTCACCGGAATGGGATGCAGCGCCTCCGCCCTGTGCGGCGCTTTTGTTGCCGTAAATCCCGATGCCGCTTCAGCCGCAACATCGGCCATGGCCGTGATGGGAATTGCCGGCGAGATCGCTGCCGGGCAGGCCCCGGGGCCCGGCAGTTTCGTCCCCCACTTTCTGGATGCGCTCTACGGCATGCGGCAGGAAACGATTGTTGGCCGAATTCGGGCGGAAGAACAACGGAACTGA
- the thiE gene encoding thiamine phosphate synthase, producing MKIEGIYLVTDRKACAPARIEDVVLQAVEGGVSVVQLREKELDTRGFVEEAIRLQRLLKPKGVPLLINDRIDVALAAGADGVHIGQSDMPYPLARKLLGSQALIGLSVENEEQLMAAEMLDVDYLGVSAIFPTPTKIDTKYCWGIDGLRRARKMSSHRLVAIGGIGKENAAAVLEAGADALAVVSAICAAGNPAQAAMALHEIYRKIRKPTPDGRLRPPDAAKQHLTPTKWAHD from the coding sequence ATGAAGATCGAAGGCATTTATCTGGTCACCGACCGCAAGGCGTGCGCACCGGCCAGGATCGAAGATGTGGTGCTTCAGGCGGTGGAAGGCGGCGTTTCGGTGGTGCAGCTTCGGGAAAAAGAACTCGATACCCGGGGTTTTGTCGAAGAAGCCATCCGGTTGCAGCGCCTGCTGAAGCCGAAAGGCGTGCCGCTTCTGATCAATGACCGGATCGATGTGGCACTGGCTGCAGGAGCCGATGGCGTGCACATCGGCCAGTCCGACATGCCCTATCCGCTGGCCAGAAAACTTCTCGGCAGCCAGGCGCTCATCGGGCTTTCCGTAGAAAACGAGGAACAGTTGATGGCTGCCGAAATGCTGGACGTGGATTATCTGGGGGTGAGCGCGATCTTTCCGACGCCGACCAAAATCGATACAAAATACTGCTGGGGGATAGATGGTCTTCGGCGGGCGAGGAAGATGTCAAGCCACCGGCTCGTTGCCATCGGCGGCATTGGCAAAGAAAACGCCGCCGCCGTTCTCGAAGCCGGGGCCGATGCCCTGGCGGTCGTCTCCGCCATTTGCGCTGCCGGGAATCCAGCGCAAGCGGCGATGGCATTGCACGAAATCTACCGAAAAATCCGAAAACCAACCCCTGACGGCCGCTTGCGGCCACCTGACGCTGCGAAGCAGCACCTGACGCCCACGAAGTGGGCACATGACG